Proteins encoded in a region of the Neoarius graeffei isolate fNeoGra1 chromosome 3, fNeoGra1.pri, whole genome shotgun sequence genome:
- the blk gene encoding tyrosine-protein kinase Blk, which translates to MGCICSGENKHKERQNVNNNSAANNSHQRAHIKSRANNDEDIVIAQHDFNPTNDNDLPFKKGEKLKIIHENGDWWLAKSLVTGDEGYIPSTYVARAHTLDVEKWFFKNLSRRETERLLLAPGNRPGSFLVRESETTPGAFSLSLRDLTPENGDAVKHYKIRTLDKGGYYISPSLTFLSLQELIQHYSRSADGLCRKLGNPCRSADPQRPWGQDEWEIPRETLKMVKKLGSGQFGEVWMGYYKNNQKVAIKTLKQGSMEPQAFLQEANLMKKLQHARLVKLHAVVTKEPILIVTEFMANGSLLDFLKTDDGRKLQLPKLIDMAAQVAEGMAYIEVKNYIHRDLRAANILVSETLHCKIADFGLARIIESEYTAQEGAKFPIKWTAPEAINFGTFSIKSDVWSFGVLMTEIVTYGRVPYPGMTNPEVIRNLDKMYRMPCPDDCPGELYDIMMVCWKEKAEDRPTFEYLQDTLNDFYIATEGQYEMQP; encoded by the exons ATGGGTTGCATTTGTAGCGGTGAGAATAAACATAAAGAAAGACAGAATGTAAATAACAATTCAGCCGCCAATAACTCACAT CAAAGAGCACATATTAAGAGCAGAGCGAATAATG ATGAAGACATTGTCATTGCACAACATGATTTCAATCCGACCAACGATAATGACCTTCCATTTAAGAAAGGAGAAAAACTCAAGATCATACATGA GAATGGGGACTGGTGGTTGGCGAAATCTCTGGTTACTGGAGATGAGGGATACATACCAAGCACATATGTTGCCCGAGCCCACACGCTTGACGTTGAAAA ATGGTTCTTCAAAAATTTGAGTCGCAGAGAGACAGAACGTCTTCTGCTAGCCCCGGGGAACAGGCCCGGCTCATTTCTCGTAAGAGAGAGCGAGACAACTCCAG GTGCTTTCTCCTTGTCATTAAGAGACTTGACACCAGAGAATGGTGATGCGGTCAAGCACTATAAGATCCGTACACTTGATAAAGGCGGATACTACATCTCCCCCTCTCTGACCTTCTTATCTCTGCAGGAACTGATACAGCATTACTCAA GATCAGCAGATGGTCTGTGTCGGAAGCTGGGAAACCCCTGTAGGTCTGCTGATCCTCAGAGACCCTGGGGTCAGGATGAGTGGGAGATCCCAAGGGAAACATTAAAGATGGTGAAGAAACTGGGTTCTGGGCAATTTGGAGAGGTCTGGATGG GGTACTATAAAAACAACCAGAAGGTGGCCATTAAGACTCTAAAGCAGGGCAGCATGGAGCCACAGGCTTTCCTGCAGGAGGCTAATCTCATGAAGAAGCTGCAGCATGCGAGACTTGTTAAACTGCATGCTGTAGTCACAAAGGAGCCCATCCTCATAGTCACAGAGTTCATGGCAAATG GCAGCTTATTAGACTTTCTGAAAACGGATGATGGGAGAAAACTCCAACTGCCCAAGTTGATAGATATGGCAGCTCAG GTTGCAGAGGGTATGGCCTATATAGAAGTAAAAAACTACATTCACAGAGACCTTCGCGCTGCCAATATACTGGTGTCAGAAACCCTGCACTGTAAAATAGCTGACTTTGGCCTTGCCAGGATTATAGAGTCTGAGTACACGGCACAGGAAG GTGCAAAGTTTCCAATTAAGTGGACAGCTCCAGAAGCGATCAATTTTGGCACGTTCAGCATCAAGTCAGATGTCTGGTCCTTTGGTGTTCTCATGACTGAGATAGTAACCTATGGAAGAGTGCCTTATCCAG GAATGACAAATCCGGAGGTGATCCGTAACCTGGATAAGATGTACAGAATGCCATGTCCAGATGACTGTCCTGGAGAACTCTATGACATAATGATGGTGTGTTGGAAAGAAAAGGCTGAGGATAGACCTACGTTTGAGTACCTGCAAGACACACTCAATGATTTCTACATTGCCACTGAGGGCCAGTATGAGATGCAACCTTAG